The DNA window TTTGTACAGTACGTGCATTCTATTTGTATCCTCATTTCATTTTTTCCTGATTATTTATGAGGGAAAGGAACAGCAAACCCATTCTGtctcttttatatttatttttcctctCCTTTCCCTATCACTAAGTCCTTCAAATGCTACTTTTCTTGCAGAAACTCACATTTTGCTTAAACAAGGGAACACTATTTCAAGGTGCAAAGCTTATTGGTCATGCAATTAGTCGGTTCCAACTTGTATATTATTTGAGGTGACAAGATTTATATTGCTTTCACATGGCTCAAGTAAATCCTGTAAATCTTTCTCGTGCTTGGAAAAGCCAAATATATGAGTGCATTATGATGTAAAGTGAAATAATTACAAACTTTATATTAGTCACCCTTTTGAATGATTTCGAGCATTATATTATGGTCGCTGGAAAGAGATGGACATGGACTGAATTAGGTAATTAACATTAGTGAGTAGTGGGGTAGGTAATGATGTTTACTACTTTGGAAAAATGCCCAATTTTAAAGTCCGATAAGGACTCttcttttttcctatttttcctCTTCAGGGAATAATTGAGCAATTTATGAATCTGCCTGCTGTTTGTACTATTGCCTAGCAGCTCAGAAGTAAGGATGAGTAGCAGATGAGAATTAAGAAACTTCCATATCTGTGGTTTTTGTTTGGTGGGTGTGTTAAAATATGTACCCATTTGTCATAATGAAGATACACAAATGTTGTATGGGTTGTTtaaacattgaatgaaattttGGTGTCCTTTGAAGACATTAAAGGAAGCTTCAAGTCTTTATTTAAGTTGAGAACTACTAGTACCTTAGATGACACTCACGTGCGTAGTAAATATCTCATAGAGGTTTAGAGTTTGAACTTCTCCATACCCTTTctccatattaaaaaaaaaaatgtttatttaAGCTGATAACCACAACCCATCAACCTTTTACTATTAGTCTATTACTAACAAGATTCACTTGTCGAAACAAGCTTTGAAACTGAAAACAATGACCAACATACGATGACATGATAAGTGTTCTTCATTTaggcatcattttttttttcccaaatattcCTGTTTTTCCTTTGAAGCCGTGTGATTTTCAATTCGTTAAATAGACTACACATCTATGAttaaaattaggaaaaaaaaaatactataataACTTTTACTGCTGGGTCCTCGTCTCGTCCGAATATGAGGATTGCTACTTTACATAAGGTTGAGCGTTTTGATGTCTCAACAAGACAACGAGGGTCACTCTCCACGAATAGTTAGATATTTGTAGAATCGGGGTCAGGAGTCACATCCCTTAGTGAGCTCCAGAGAAACATGAACAAGTGGACGGAAGCATTTCTTGATATTGTCGCTCATAATTGCACATTTTTTAAGAGCACCACATGTTTTTGGCGCTAACTTTGAGATAAGAGGGGGCTGCTGTGGTTTTCTGGTCttgaataattattttttttaaatttcggaaggttaaaaaataaaattcaacatgATATAACAATTCTGGattgttgaatataaactcaaaattttatGTCTTTTATATGatgaacttgatttttgtttcgtaTAAAAATTATATCGTTGAATTCATTAGACGAAATATTACAcacttatatttttttatataaaaaataacatgTAACCTATTAGTTTGGTAGTCCATGGGAGCCCaccaggtttattccattgatttaatcaattgaatagttttttttttcactcttttatcccataattcattatccaaaatttattgttttaacatagattatattgttttttaaagcacagtctataattcattgttttagtcatgaattcattgtttatgaaaattccattgaaaaaaataatggaattaagatttactgataaaactcatcgacaattgaTCTTTTTCGAAAGAGTTTAATGCGttaattctgaatatgtaatttttttaaaatctaatatgtattttgaggattaaaacgttttaaaatttcatttaaaatactTGGACTCCCATGGGCTAGTACTATATGAGCTACCTGACACTACTCTATTTGTATTTTCATGATTTATACGAATTCAACGATATGTTTtttatccaaaacaaaaatcaaattcaacatgataTAACAGTTCTGAAccattgaatataaactcaaaattttctgTCTTTTATATGATcaacttgatttttgtttcgtaTAAAAATTATATCGTTGAATTCATTAGACAAAATACTACACACTTATATTTTTTACACTTaacatttttttgtcatttttaaaaaataatatggacGCGCAAACTTGCTACAGTCGAAGCCACGGGCACCCTAACTTAATTTGCATTATTGATTGCCTATGCATGTAACACACGCACTTTCATTATTCCTCGACTTGGGAAGTCCACATGACTTGATGGATTCATTGTCATTGTCCTTTTTACTGAAGATAGATGGGTTTTGTTTGGTCCTAAGTATGTGTTATGCATGCATACGGAATTGGTGAGATCTCTTAGGAAATTCTCTTGCAAATGATGCATGCATGTGTATAGCCTTTTTGTCTTATCATGTCCATCAAATCTCAGACAAGTCTTTGCACACTTTCTATCTTCACTACTACTTACTTCATTTCATAATTACTTCACCCCATATTAAGCCTCATTTAGAGACAAAATAATAATTCTTAACAACAATTTTCCAAAttaatctaaaccctaaacgttAAATCCCACCATACATTTATTGTCCCTAAAACATATCAgtgttttgaatttatttgtGTACTTCAACCAGGGACAAAGCTACATAAGTTTGTAAAAGGAAAAGGGTACTTTTCATTCCACAACTATTGGTTGGGTTTTATTTTCATCCCttagttttttttctccctttttcatgccccaactatgggaaagtaccccGTTTGTCTCTCGAATAAATCCGGTGACGGAAAAATCCTACGTGACATCCTATTATTCGTCAGATCAGATCTCTCCGGCATGCCACATAGGTGCCACACAAGCATCTCTTGACtccaatctcacttgaaggacgaaaatgGTACTTTTCAATACTTGAGGGATGAAAATGTgagaaaaaaagcttagggatgaaaatgaaattcgtcccataattgagggacgaaaagtaccTTTTTGCCatttgtaaaatatgtttttatctTGCTTGTGTTTggtaatataaatataaaataatatatataattcaattaaaatgacTCTAATCTTGCAAACCGACTTATATTTACTAAACTGAATATTAACAGACGACacataaataagtaaaaaaaaaatttcaggaaCGATGTCCCCCGATCCCCTGCTGTGCCCCTAATTCCCAATCTAGCTACTTCCGTGACTTTTCAACTGCTTAACATCATTATACTTAATTAATGTAGGATGAGACCAATCACAGTGATGATTACGACAAGTTCTGAGAATTTGTGAAGCTTATGATGCAATTAAACAAGTTGGAAATTTAAGAATTAGGATAATCGAAAAATTGTAAATCTAATTTACAAAAATGACTGgaatcacacacaaaaaaggTAGATATCACAGTACAGGAACAACTCTAGTAACCACATCCATGAGAAGCAATTAATGAAGAGTACTTAATTTACAAGTTTTGAAGTTTCACATAAACCTTAATTTATAGGCACACGAAATTCATCGCAGAGAAGTCGAACTAGCTAGGTACGACTATTCTATGAACTTGCTCATCCACTCCAAGTTCAATGGATCCTCATTGGAGAAGTCAAAGAAATCATCGACATTGAAGTTGACATTTGAGCCTCCATGATCAACAACACCTCCAGTACTGTTAGAAATACAATTATTTGGTTCTCTAACCCCAAAACTACAATTCTCCTCCATGGGTGTTGTCTTGGAGCATGCTCTTTGTGATGCAGCTAATTGGTTCTCATTCAGCTTTATTTTCTTGCTCAAATGAGAATTCCAGTAGTTCTTTATTTCATTATCCGTTCGACCTGGTAACCTCCCAGCAATCAAAGACCACCTGAGAAAATAACAGCAATTGTATAATATTCATGAATAATATTCCTGAATTATCAAGAGAATGAGAAGTTtctgtaaattaattaattgatcgATTGACTAACCTGTTCCCTAGCAGTTTATGGAGCCTAAGAATCAAGTCCTCTTCTTGGTCAGATATGTTGCCTCTTTTTATGTTTGGTCTTAAATAATTCAACCACCTTAGCCTGCAACTCTTACCACACCTGTTTAGATCTGCAAATTTTATTGATACTCTCTGTTCTTTATAACTTGCACGAGATACAGTACTGTTCGATTCTCTCATCTCAAAGAACTAATAATGAAATcccataatttaaaaaaaaaaaagaaaaggaaaaggaataaTGAACTTACTAGCTTTGGCTGCAATAATTTTCCATCTCTTAGCACCATGAACTGCAATAACTTCAGCAAGttttctatcttcttcttccGTCCATGCTCCCTTGTTGACTTCCTTCTTtgtaggcaagtttttcatggttAGTTTCAATTGTTGTGTGGTAgagaatttgagagagagagagagagattataaTTTTCCGATttggaattgtacttcaagtgTGCTCTAGTGTGtgcatgtatgtgtgtatatatatagacagagacagatctagagagagaaagagagagtgtgtgtgtggttCACTGTGGCATCTACCCTTCTTGGTGTGGGAGATCAAAAGACTCAACTACCAATTAATGGTACGATTTATTTATGTCGATCAAATGTTGTGATGAGAGTCTTGGTCCTCACAAAAAGACAATAGTGATGATCAATTATGGACTAGATAATTGAGCAATGAAACTCCTATAAAGTTttgtatacgtatatatatatatactctctcTCTAAGGCTGGGAAAAGAATAAACGGCCCATAAATGAAGATGGAAGTGAAACGCAAGAGTGAATATGGTATATTCGTCAAGTAGGGGCTGCGCGGATGCATGTGGTCAAGATAATCATAATTATTTGAGGACTTTGAATTTTCTTTGGCATGTGACTACCCTTTCACTTTAATGTTCTATAATAAATAATACGTGCTTATAAAAGAATATATaagtagggaaaaaaaaaactttatttatGAGTCATTGTCATATGTTATTACCAAAAATTATGCACTTTTATTCAGCACTTAAAAAGAATTCTACTGgcttatcaaaagaaaagaaaaaaataatcctAATGTCAGTAGTTGTTGGAGCAGTAAAAACACTGGAATTTTTCTTATCCCGGTAGCGATGAACgtacctttttgtttttgtcagtGGAAAAAACTAGTAATGTCCACCACAAAAGAgacaaatattttgaaattgaaaTGCACGTCATGATGGATCTTGTTTTCATGGATTCATGTACACTTATAGATATAGGTTACATCGACTCcagagtttgtttttttttttccaatcaaACACTGTGAGAGATAATATGTCATAATATAATATTGTGATGAAATTAATTCACAATATAACACTACACGTTATTCTCAATTGACGTcttctttataatttttatacgaTTGCCATTACAAATAATTGGTTGGGAAATTACCTCGACATTCTAGACGAGGTTGGTGAGGGACATCGATTTGAAGAGGTTATAAGCCCTAATGTTGAAGTTACGCCCCAACATGGTAGTAAATATCCTGTAGGTCCATCACCTCGACGTGGTCACATTCCCCATGCAACTGACTTTACTATGCATCCATCCCTGTTGATGCATGATGAGGTTGGTCCATCCACTACTCCATTCTCATGGAGTAGGCACAGGACTATATGATATTTGCCTTTGCTTGAATCATATGAcaatttatgtgtttatttttataGTGTCCCTAATGATGGTTTGTTTATGTTGGATCAAAAGATGactattttatgtattttgttaGATATGTATTGTTGAGTTAAATTTTTGACATGtcgttttaaaattttcttggtcgtttttttttttactccattAAGAATGGAGTGTCACTCCAATAAGAATGGAGTGACTAAGGCAAAATGGATCACGCCATCTATGATGGCGTGATCGTATAAAAATTGCAAAGGACACGCCATTTTGAATAACATAtagtgttatattgggaaataatTTCATCCCAATGTTATATTGGGACATATTATGTCTGACAATgttatattagaaaaaaaaatatcggaTTCCACTCcacaatttatttaaaattatagagtatATAATTTGAATAAAATGATGTGCGaagtgtgtcacatcacaccacatttttatttttatttttaaaaatttatctaattttttctccaccattagatgtgaattaTATACTATAAGCATCCACAGTGGTACTAATTTAGGCATAGGACTTGCTTGATAAATGTAGTGCTAGATGCTCACAATAAACATATTTtgacacttgaaaacacattcAAATTTAACTCATACTTCATATTTGGAGTAGTTCTAAATGGATGAATAGTGACATTGGTGGGacacacacaaccaatcaaaggatgccacgTGTTTGtctctctcctccttcttcctctcttggccaaatcttttctctctcctcccgAGCACTCTCTCTCCAGCCGACGTGCAATCTTTTCTGTCCGACGATAGATCCAGCCACCGGAGACCTCACTGCTATATGCATGGCCACTATCATTAGACTCACCAGCCCGAGAAGAACCAAACCCAGCCCTTGGCCAATCAGAAATGTCACAGGAAGTATTTGACCTGAGTTCTCTTTTTCCCCGTTTACTTCTCCTTTTGTTCCCCTCCCAATTTTTTGGAGTGCTTGAAAGTATTTACCACCGTGAGACAAAACACTGGTAGacttgagaattgagaattgaGACTTTGTACAAGTATTTAGGAGTTtggagtagtggctcaagagcCACCACTGTGGATACTTTTGGAATTACGGAACCCACAAATTGTATCAcaacatatttttgtttttcatttttaaaacttatcTGACTGTTTCTCCATTATTATCATGAAATGTAAATCATAAATTTTAGAGAATTATGGAACATAAGTGATACGGATCCCAGTAAATGGGATCCCAATCATCTCAGTAATCAATCATGTCctatacttacatcaatcaatgattaagattgattattgggatgactgagatacctaatattttttattacggAATCCTCAAATTCGGTTACATCAGCTTAATTACCGACATTCTCCAACCACTGTGAATAATTACAGTCATACACTATATAATATGTATCTGAGTGGGTTCCACATTGTCTTGTCACAGAaaggagaaaatattcagtggtcaCTGCACACCACATCATCATGCTGATGTGGTGTGCATGTTCCACTGGATATTGGACACATGGCAACTCAATCCTATTCAGCAAAATGTATCTAAAgtaaatattttaaaacaaatcaaatcacattaatgaaataatgtttaaagaaaataaaataatcctgCAAAAATATATTTGCACTTGACGGAATCGTGACTAAGAAGTCGACGGGGAGGCACAATCCTCCGCAAACATCCAATATTGCAATAGCTTTGTCTATGACCTCTCCATATGAAACTTCCTCCTTTTTTCGTTTGCAATTCATGATTATTGAAGGCGTTTTGCAGTTTTGGGTATTTGAATCATGAAAGGGGTTTTACAGTTTTGGTTATTTGAATCAATAGGGGAACAGGGTTGAAGAATCAAAGGGGATCTAACTCTGGTAGTCTCATGGTTGGGATAATTATGAAAGGGGTTTAACAATTTTGAGTGTTTGAATCAATTGGGGAACATGACTGAAGAATCAAAGGGGATCTTACTCTGGTAGTCTCATGGTGGGAATCGAGAAGCTTCAATGGAAGAGCGTAAGGAGCAGTGTGAGAAAAGAGAGACAAATGAAGCTTTCATGGCGTTGAGCTTTATGTGAGAGAGAAGGTTTGTTAGTGGTGTTTAAGTGAGACGAACAGAGAAGTGGAGACGGCCCGTGGTTTTTAAGCGCGTGAGACAACACTAATAGAATTTATCTGTAAGAGTGTAAGCAATTTCTTTGACTGGATTAAAGTCGCCACATGTCAAATATTCAGTGGAACAAGCACACCACATCAGCGTGATTACGTGGTGTGCAGtgaccactgaatattttctccacagaaagagagaaagattgGCACCATgaaaattttttctttcaaaaaaaatattattgaggAGCCTAATCATTGTGGTTAACTAGCTAGCAgtacttaattaattaaaaattatgtgCATGTGATCGCACTGAGCATTTGATCACATTTTTAATTTGTAGGACTGACCACCTAAATCATGTCAAAGACATGAATTATCTCCCTGTCAACAAAATTAGGTACCACTCTAAAAAAGATATCCCATAGTATGATTCATTCACTTTAAGCAGTCTTTTAGGCAATAAAGACatgtaaatatataaataatcaaGGTTAATGGATGACCTTATCCATGCCTGAGCTTAGATTCATAAGGAATAAACTTACATTAATTCTatgcaattattattattagatgCATGGAGGATTAGAGGGAGGACTTTTTGAAGAGTAGCTAGCTGCTGCATATAACACAATTCAATCAAACACAAGTTAGGGCTACATCcactacaaaaaaattaaaaaaaaaaaaattaggcttATACCTGCGAAACTATATCTACGCTTTTTATGAATGcagatattaaattttttacctacgaaacagcAAATGATGGACAAAAAACCGCAGGAATAAACTTATATAGACTTGCGGTCACTTTGATCGCAGATACAATCTTTACTATCAATCCCGATGGCATGCTGTTTTGTTTCGACTGGGCTAAAAAATCGCGCAAGAGGCTATAGGGTTCAAAAATCGCACTAGCGAGACCCTCTTTCTCCCTCAAACCAAAATTCGGCATGCTAGATATCTATCTTTGTTTCTGGACTTTACCGGACTCTCGGATGGATTTATCTTTAAAAGACAATTTTAATAATGGTGCTCATTAATTTGGACGCCATTTATGCATGCATTCTTTTGTCCATTATTTCTTACTCCTGATTTCTGCTAAATCTCATTTTGtcctcaaacatatatatatatatatataagccacAAAGGAGCGCAATTTTTGGTGCATTCTCATGTCCTTTCTTGCTCACGGGTGATTTCTGCTAAAACCCATTTTGTCCTCAAACATTTATATATTAAGAACCAAAAATTCTCGTGTCCTTTCTTGCTCACGGGTGATTTCTGCTAAAACCCATTTTGTCCTCAAGCATTTATATATTAAGACTTTCTCATATGAGGACGACtgtaaaacataaattttacgGACTTCTTGTTGAATCTAAACCAACGACTGAGATTAAAAGTaattataagaaattataaaataacCCAAACGATTTCATCTTCCTTACCATCGCCCAACCATGAAAATCGATTCTCCAGCCCCCAGTTGAGACCGTCGATCAACCAAAATTATTCCTTGGACCAACATTAGCTCGTCCCGACCATCTATCGTTGATAATAACTGTTGGATTCATTGAAATCCTTCTTGAAGCTACTAGTGAGACTCACCTTTTCGTCATCGATCTGATCGATTCAGACGTCTCCTCTAGCTACCAATGATACAAGTCTACTCACCAGACCAAGGGTTACCATCTCTGACCAATTTTCTGGGTGAAATGGTTGCTGGAGGAGGAGGACCCAAATTGGAACTACAAGTACGCATTTTGACCCGAAATTGAGGATCCAAAGGTTTGTAATGACATTTTAATCTCAACTAGCCATTGGTCCGATCCAACGATTGAGATGAGAAGTCCATAAAATTCATGTTCTGCGAACGTCCGTATTTGAGAAGATTGTATATGTAGGGGCTAAATTTGGTATTAAGCCCTACTCCAACTTAAGAGGCTCACGGTCTAAACATCCATAGGCCCACAACCTAAAACATCTACAAACTTAAATAGGCCAACAATTTGAGCTTCTGCTTAACATGCCCACAGTGTAAATGAATTGCAAGACTAATTGGTCCACGACCTAGGCAACTATCAATTTAACATCGGACCCTCACTGCTTTGTTTCTCCCTAGCTAACAAGTGGGCCAATGTCCAACTCATCAAACTAAAGAAAAGACCTAGTTAGTGGTTAAGGGTGAACTTAGCCTTTACAAAAGGGATTGTCCACATATCAAGAACTGATGTGAAACTTTACACCTCCCCTCTCCAAATCCCcttatatcaaaaaaaaaaaaaggtgcttATAAAAGAATATATAGGTTATTAAAAAGTTGGAATAAAAACCTAACGTGGGTAGTTGTTGGAGCAGTAAAAACACTGAATTTGTTCATCCCGGGGTAGCGATGGACCTGATTTTTTTTCTGTGGACAGAAACTAGTAATGTCCACCACACGAgacaaatattttgaaattgaaaTGCACGTCATGATGGATCTTGTCTTCAGTGGACTCATGTACACgcacacatatagatatatagatcaGCTTACAAACCGACATTCTCCAACATTATTGTGAATAAAAACAAACTTGATGGAGGCTATATGTACAGTATGTATACTATTACAAACGTCATGTGATGAGAGGTTAGactgtatttattttgtttgttatacACTATGACGTGTTAccaaatataatatatagggCCTTCTCTCCTACGGACGTTCCTAAATAGAATTGTTTACATATCCCTGTTCCAATGGATAGATACAGCATATCAGGACTTTAAGTGTGGCCTCTACTGTTGTAGTGATTTATTACAACCACATGATTACGAACGTTCATCTAGGCATGTC is part of the Tripterygium wilfordii isolate XIE 37 chromosome 7, ASM1340144v1, whole genome shotgun sequence genome and encodes:
- the LOC120003069 gene encoding transcription factor MYB3-like; the encoded protein is MKNLPTKKEVNKGAWTEEEDRKLAEVIAVHGAKRWKIIAAKANLNRCGKSCRLRWLNYLRPNIKRGNISDQEEDLILRLHKLLGNRWSLIAGRLPGRTDNEIKNYWNSHLSKKIKLNENQLAASQRACSKTTPMEENCSFGVREPNNCISNSTGGVVDHGGSNVNFNVDDFFDFSNEDPLNLEWMSKFIE